The Pectobacterium sp. A5351 genome contains the following window.
GTCGTCGCCAGCATAAATGCGGCGCTGCGCAGCATACCGTCCGGCAAAAAGCTCCACGCCAGCGTCGCCCATGCCGCCAGTACCAGTTCGGTCACCATGCCTGCCGCACCAATCGCCATCCGCTGCCGCCGACGGGTGAGCTTCCATGAACCGGACGTATCGGTATACAACACCGGCATCATCACCAGAAACGCAACGCCCATCGTGGCGACCCGCGCACCAAAGCGCTTGCAGGTGTAGGCGTGGCCAAATTCATGCAGGATCTTGGTAACGCACAGCGTCAGCCCTGCCAGCGCTGCACCTTCCAGCGTGAAGAAATGCAAAAAGGTATGCTTGAACGTTTCCCACTGGCGTCCGGCGAGGAATAGCCCCAGCACGGCCACCAGCAGCGTCAGTTTGAGGAAAGTCCGACTGAAGAACGGCGCGACCCACGGCAGCGTCGCCCCCAGAAAACGATCGGGATGCCATAAAGGGATGCGAAAAAACAGATAGTTCTTCAACAGTTTGCGCCAAATGGAAACGCGTGACTGTTCCACCTGACGAGAAAACTGCGCCAGCGCGTCATCGCCGGACACGCGCGTCAGGCTGTTGGCCTGCAAGAAGCGGTTGAAATACTGCACATCGCTGTCATCCAGCGTGAGCGCAGAAGTTTGGTTAACCTCGGCCACGATCTGCGCAGCATCCCCGATCGACCAGCGCGAGAGCATCGCCATTTCTGCCCAGCCGATACGAAAATAGAGACCACGTATCGGATCTTCCAGCGTCCAACTGGGCGAACCGTCGCGGTTAGCCGGCCCGGCGTGCAGGATCAGTTCATCCCGTAGCGGGCTGAGTATGGCAGGCGACGGCATTACACCCCCAGCCAGACGCGCAGGGAAGCCAGCGGTTTACGCAGCAGGTAAACGAACAGCACCGTGCGTTTCCCGTACAGCTTAGCGGTTCCTTTCAGGCCCACGCGCAGCTGCGGGTCATCTTGCGTAAAGCGCGCCCGAAGCCGATAGGCCATCACATTATCCGGCGTCGGCGCAGCGCGATAGCCAATCTGTTCAAGCCGTGCGTCCTGTGCCGAATTCGGTGCCACATTGAGGAACAGGCGCACATCCGCGCCGTTTTCCAGTGCAATCGCGTCCGCCGCAGGCAATTGGATCTCCAGTTCAACATCGTGCGGATCGGCGATCATCATGATACGTTCCCCCACCGCCACCGAGCGCCCAATCCAGTCGTTGCTATCATCAAAAATCGCCACGCCGTCGCGCGGGGAAACAAGCTGCATGCGTTCCTGCTGGCGTTGTAGAAAATCCATGTCGCTCTGCGCCTGCTCACGGCGGCTTTGCAGCACAGCCAGGCTGGCTTTGCTATTGGCATCGAACAGCGCCTGCTGCTGTGCCTGACGATACTGAGCATCGGCGGTGGCAAACGCCTGCCGCGCTGACTCCAGCCGATTTTCCAGCTCGCGCACATCCAGCCGTACCAGCGGCTGATTGGCGCTAACGGTCTGATTAGGGCGTACCAGTATGTCATCCACCACGCCCGCCACCGGAGCGCGCACCATCACCGGACGATGCGCGACGATCTCTGCCGGTGCCAGCACCGACTGGCGAACGGGGATCAATAAGATCAGCACCAGCGCCACGATCCCTGCCAGAATCAAACGGCGTTTCTTCGGGTTGGTATTCGTCTGCCGCCGACGTGGTTTTTGCAAACTCGCCCACGCGTGGGCATACGCTTCTGCCAGCTTTTCCAGCAGCACGATCTCGGCAGGAAGCCACGCGCTGTCCCGCGCTAACACCAGCACCAGTGGCGTATCGCCCTGCGATAAACGCAGCGGTAGCCAGAGCAAAAACGCCGGCAGATGTTCCTGCCACAGGATTTGATCATCGACGGGTAGCTCGCGGCATTGCAGCGCCTGCGTTTGTCGCCCCTCTGCCTGCCACTGGCGGCACAGGCGGCTAAACTCGGTACAAAACGGCGCATTGTGATCGAGCGAGGCCAGCCCGGAAGCCACCTGCAAGCGCTGTTTATCGCAGTCCCACAGCAGCGCCTGTCGATATTTCACTACGTTGTGCGTCTCGTTGACGATAAAAAACGCCAGCTCATCCAGCGTTTCACGCGCTCTGGCACGGCTTTGCAGTTGTAACAGCTCGGCCAGCAGCGCCAGCCGGGTATCCTGTTCAGTTTGTGCTGCTGTCGTGTTCCGTTCGGTCATGGCGACACGCGGCCTGCATCAGGCGGCACGATTTGCGCCACGCCGCTCATGCCCGGCAGTAATCCGGCGGTGGATTGGGTTATGCGGCCAAAGACTTTTACCGATTGGCTAACCGGATCGATCGCCGAAGAAAGCCGGCTGATTTCCGCCGGATAGCTCAGGCCCGTTTCATCCAGCGTAACCTGAAAAGCGCTGCCCTGCTTTAACCACACCAGCCAGCGCGACGGCACGATCATTTCCAGCTCGAACGCGCTGTCATCATAAATCGCCAACAGCTCTTTACCTTCCGGCACGGATTCCCAGCGTTTCACCTTGGTTTCCGTGACGCGGCCGGAGAACGGGGCTTTGATAGCACAGCGTTGCAACATCGCGCGGTTAACGCCGCTTTCCGCCTGCGCCATCGACACCGACGATCGCGCTTGATCGACATCCGACAGGCTGATCGAATTGAGCTTGTCTAACCGATCGGCAATCGCCAGCTTCTTACGCGCGGCATTTTCCGCGGCGTTTGAGTAGTTCAGCTTTTCGCGCAGCACGGTGCAGTCAAACGTGATCAGCGTATCGCCCTGCTTGAATTGTTCGCCCTCTTTCACCGCAATATCCGTCACTTTCGCGGCAATTTCGCTGGATAACACGGTATAGCGCTGCGCGCTAAGCTGCACGCGAATGTCACCGGTTGTCGCAGCCTGCCCCCACAGGGGCAGACTCAACGAACTCACGAGCAACAGCGGACGCATGATGCCGAAGGTCATTAACGCGAACCTCCCGCTTGTAGAGATTGCAGGTTATCCCACATATCGGTGTTCACCACGCGGTAAGGCTTGCCGTTAGTCGACGGTGTGACCACAGACGATGCTGCCGGTTTCACCACTGGGGCAACGGATACCGTTGTCGTAGCTGGCACAGCCGGTGTTGACAGGGACAGACGCGGTACAGCAACGCCGCCTTTCTCAAGGTTACCCGTGGTGCGGGCAATCGAGCTGCTCAGCGCCGCCAAGCTGACATCGCTCACGTTATCCGGCAGCACATCCAGTCCGGCAGCCTGATACACCGCCCCCAGCGCGTTCTGCACGTCGGCAAAGCTGCGGTCACGCGCGCGGGTGGTCAGAATGGTTTCCGTGCTGACACGCACCTGTTCCATCTGCGTTTCGGCACGATGCTGTACACTGAGCGTGGTCTGATTGAGGATGCCACGCTGAATCCGCGCCAGTTCCTGATAGCGACCGAACATCCGCGTGCTCTGCTGGTATTCCTGCCAGGCGACGTTTACCTGCGTCAGTACCGCCATACGCAGCGCCTGACGGCGGACTTCCGCCAGACCTTCATTCGCCTGTCCGGCGCGTTTCACCGATGACCACGACAGCACGTTCAGCAAGTTACCGCTGACCTGAACGCCGGCATTTGCCCACTGGTGATTGACCAGATAGCTGTTGCTGTCACCGTTGATTCCAGCAAACAACGACACGCCCGGCAGCAGACGCAGCAGTGATTTACGGGTTTCCAGTACGCTGTTGCGTGCCAGATAGCTCTCTTCGCGCACTTCCGGGCGTTTCACCATCGAGAAGTTTTCCAGATCGTCGAGCGAATAGGCCATCTTCGGCGCAACCAGACTGCTTTCGCTCGGCACGACGACATCGTATTTGCTCGACGGTGGCAGATTCATCAGCGCCGCCAGACGGGATTTTGCTACCACCAGATCGCTGTCAACGATTTCCAACTGGCGCACCATCTCCAGCATATTTTTCTGGAAACGCAGCGCCTCAACCGGTGCCAGCAAACGCTGTTGCTCGGTCTGGCGCGCATATTCCAGCGCCTGACGCGCCTGCGTCAGCGCCGTGGTCACTTCCGGCTGCAAACGTTGTGCGGTGGCCGCTTCCCAATAGGCCGTCCGCACCTGGCGGGTAATATCCGCCACGACGCGACGACGACGCTCTTCCGCCGCCAGCGATTTGTTCGCCTGCACTTTGGCGTTGAAATAGCTGATACCGAAGTCCAGCACGTTCCAGCTCATCGTCAGATCGGCGGTGCGCTGGGTTTGATCCTGACTGGTAGACGCTTCCAGCGATTGTCTTCCCGTGGTCACCGACTGGCTGCTGGAACCGGCCACGTTATCGCGAGTTTGCAGCCCGGCACGCGCGGTCAGTTTCGGTAACAGCATATCCAGATTCTGTACGCCCAACAGGTCGTCTTCCATCGCCTGTTCCATCAGCGCGACTCGTTGTTGCAGGTTATATTTCAGCGCACGGGCAATCGCTTCATCCAGCGTGATCGTACCGCGTACCGGTTCCTGATTGGCGAACATCTGCGTTCTGTCGCTCAGCGCCTGGGCAACCTGCTGCTCAACCGTAATCGGCTCAGGCTTGACGGCACAGCCCGCCAACCCCAGACAGGCAAGGGTCACGGCGATCCGTAACACCCGGGAACCTGCGGTACGTGGTGTAGCCTCGTGTTGAACGTGCTGCTGCTGACTGTCGTGTTGCTGGCTATCCCAGAAATGCGCTATGTGCTGATTCACCCGGGTTCTCCCCATCTTCTATTTGTCTGTTCCCTTCGGCTTGCAGGCGGTGGCCTGCAAGCGCTTAGGTGTGTGTGGTTAAGGAATAAAATCTCGTCTCGATCTGCGGCGTGCTTACGCACGCAGGCTGCTAAGTTCACTGAGCGCCGCCAGCAGCGCATCCTGTTCAGGCTGGTGCTGATGCAGTTGTTCAGTAAAGGCGGTTTTTCCCATTGGTGCTAATCGTTCTGCCTCCCGGTTTTCCGTCGGGAATGAAGACCGTTGCATTGCGCCACGATCAGTCGCCATTTCTGCACCAGCGCCCTGCCCGGTTTGCAGCGTAATCGGTACGATCCGGCTAGTACCGTCTGCGGCCTGCGCTTTCAACGCCAGTTGGATCTGGTTAACCTGCACCGCACTGGCATCGGTAATGCGCACCACGCCGCTGCGAGCATCAAACTGCACCCACGCAGGCAGCGGACGCCCGTTCGCCAGTTGCAGCGTCAGCATGGCGTTGCCTTCACGCACGCTGAACATGCGCTGCGGCAGGCTAAAGGCCAGTTCGCCGGAGGCATCCGGCAGCAACGCGCCTTGCACGCTGCTGAACGCCGATTCCAGCGCTGTTGTCTGACCACGTACGCTCAGGAACAGGTTGGAATCCGTCGAGCGCACGGCGGCGCTATCGCGTATCGCCGCCTCAGCACGTGAAGAGAAGTTGACCTGCTCCAGCGTCGGCATCAGCTGTGACATCACGGGGTCGAGTACCCAAGGCGCATCCGATGGTCGTGTCGTATCGGCAGCGCGCTGGCGTGCAGGTTCAGCGGTGGTGCTGGTGGGTAACGATTGTGGTTGCGCGTCTGGACGAGACAGATCGGCGACAATCGCGCCTAACGGCTGCTCGCGTTCTCTTTCATCCGCATCCGCGGGCAGGCTTGCGCCCTGCTGCACCAGAATCACCGGTGCCGCTGTTGAGGTGTTATCAGGATTGGCCGGCTCCGTCGGCGTGCCGGGGTCGACCGGCGTAACAGGATCGACTGGCGTTGAGGCAGCATTAATCGTCAGCGCCACAGTCAGCGCCGTCGCGTTCCCCGCGCTGTCCGTGGCGGTAATCGTTACGTTAAACGTTCCCGCCGTTGACAGCATGCCGCTGAGAGTACGGGTTGCGCTATCAAAGCTCACACCGTTAGGCAACTGTGCCGCGTTAATGGTTATCGTTAGCGTGTCATTCTCTGGGTCGCTAAACAAACCAGTGGGCAAGGCATAAGACCAGTTAGAGCCAACCTGAGCCGTAGGCGGGGTGAACAACTCAGCGTGACCAACAGGTGGCAGGTTAACACTATCGGAAATCGTCACCGTCGCCTCATAAGGCGTGGAATCCTGCTCTCCGTCATTCAGTATCACACGGAGTGCCACAGAACTTTCATTAACCACGACTGTGCTGCGCCACCCCATCTGGCGCACAAGAGCGGTGGCCTCATCACGGGAAAGGCTCGCGGTAAACGTTACAGAAGCCCGGCCATCAGCCTGATCCAACGTTGCCACCGGTTGCCCATCTTTACTGATAACGTTACCCGATACGGTAAAACCGTTGCCGGCAATCATCTCAAAACGATCGTTTGATGACGGAGATTCACTGCGCTGAAACACAACAGATGCCCCACGGTAATCCCCTGCCCCGCCATTTGCAGCATCTAATTCCGCATCACTGAGTATCAATGTCGGCACCGCTGCAACCGCAGATCCCCCATTGGTATAGAAAGCACTTAGCGGAGTCTGGCGCATCACCACCAGCGCATCGGCAAGGATAATGATTTCACCTCGTGGTGATACCGTAATTTTCTGGGCATCCGCCAGATTATTCTGGGTATCAATACGTTCCAACGTGTCCGCAGAATAATAAGCCAGAGAACCATCGGACAAGGCGACGTACAGCGTTTTATCATCTGCTGACAGTGAAATGTCTTCCACCGTTGCGGTGCCATTGAGCGTGCCCAAATGCGTTAATGTCCCGGCAGCGTTGAGTCGGAAAGCATCTATTTTCAATGGGTGGTTAGTTACCGTGTTTTCCCCTGTCCATCCGTTAAAGGAACTGGTACGGCTATTGGCGATAAAGATCGTTTTTCCATCGGCGCTGACTGATAAATGCTGCACATATTGTAGATCTACGACTTTGCCGGTGCTGTCTGCTTCCCCAGAATGGAGATACGTCAGCGGGGTCAACTGACCTGTTTCACTATTACGTTGATAAACAATGAGTGATGAACCATTGCTGGGGTTGGTCACCACATAAACCTTATCTCCCTGCGTGACAACTTCCGTCGGAGACCACAAATAAGGCGGTGATGACATATCGCTCTGGAGATCTTGAAGATGGGTCAGTGCGCCAGTCGTGGTATCTCGCCCATAAACGATAATCGTCGTCCGATCCATCAGATAAAGGTTTTTCCCATCATCCGACAGCGTAATCTGCGCCGCATCCCAGATCTGTTTGAGAGAGCTTTGCTCTGTCAGATTGCCTTCACTATCAAGAGCGAAAGTAACAATAATCCCTTCGCTGCTATTTCTTTGCAGAGCGTATAAATTCGCACCATCAGACGTCATTTGGAGTTGAATGACACCGCTGGCAATAGCGCTCGTCCGCATGTGCGTCAACGTGCCATCGGCATTGCGAGTAAATAACGCAATGTGACCCTGCT
Protein-coding sequences here:
- a CDS encoding efflux RND transporter periplasmic adaptor subunit, with amino-acid sequence MTERNTTAAQTEQDTRLALLAELLQLQSRARARETLDELAFFIVNETHNVVKYRQALLWDCDKQRLQVASGLASLDHNAPFCTEFSRLCRQWQAEGRQTQALQCRELPVDDQILWQEHLPAFLLWLPLRLSQGDTPLVLVLARDSAWLPAEIVLLEKLAEAYAHAWASLQKPRRRQTNTNPKKRRLILAGIVALVLILLIPVRQSVLAPAEIVAHRPVMVRAPVAGVVDDILVRPNQTVSANQPLVRLDVRELENRLESARQAFATADAQYRQAQQQALFDANSKASLAVLQSRREQAQSDMDFLQRQQERMQLVSPRDGVAIFDDSNDWIGRSVAVGERIMMIADPHDVELEIQLPAADAIALENGADVRLFLNVAPNSAQDARLEQIGYRAAPTPDNVMAYRLRARFTQDDPQLRVGLKGTAKLYGKRTVLFVYLLRKPLASLRVWLGV
- a CDS encoding efflux RND transporter periplasmic adaptor subunit → MTFGIMRPLLLVSSLSLPLWGQAATTGDIRVQLSAQRYTVLSSEIAAKVTDIAVKEGEQFKQGDTLITFDCTVLREKLNYSNAAENAARKKLAIADRLDKLNSISLSDVDQARSSVSMAQAESGVNRAMLQRCAIKAPFSGRVTETKVKRWESVPEGKELLAIYDDSAFELEMIVPSRWLVWLKQGSAFQVTLDETGLSYPAEISRLSSAIDPVSQSVKVFGRITQSTAGLLPGMSGVAQIVPPDAGRVSP
- a CDS encoding TolC family protein; translation: MNQHIAHFWDSQQHDSQQQHVQHEATPRTAGSRVLRIAVTLACLGLAGCAVKPEPITVEQQVAQALSDRTQMFANQEPVRGTITLDEAIARALKYNLQQRVALMEQAMEDDLLGVQNLDMLLPKLTARAGLQTRDNVAGSSSQSVTTGRQSLEASTSQDQTQRTADLTMSWNVLDFGISYFNAKVQANKSLAAEERRRRVVADITRQVRTAYWEAATAQRLQPEVTTALTQARQALEYARQTEQQRLLAPVEALRFQKNMLEMVRQLEIVDSDLVVAKSRLAALMNLPPSSKYDVVVPSESSLVAPKMAYSLDDLENFSMVKRPEVREESYLARNSVLETRKSLLRLLPGVSLFAGINGDSNSYLVNHQWANAGVQVSGNLLNVLSWSSVKRAGQANEGLAEVRRQALRMAVLTQVNVAWQEYQQSTRMFGRYQELARIQRGILNQTTLSVQHRAETQMEQVRVSTETILTTRARDRSFADVQNALGAVYQAAGLDVLPDNVSDVSLAALSSSIARTTGNLEKGGVAVPRLSLSTPAVPATTTVSVAPVVKPAASSVVTPSTNGKPYRVVNTDMWDNLQSLQAGGSR